A window of the Gemmatimonadota bacterium genome harbors these coding sequences:
- a CDS encoding zinc-binding dehydrogenase: MKRAVILGRNQGGVVETDVPKPRENWALIKIHAAPLCNEFKGFAAGRKEDYLGHEASGEVVDVAQPCRVDVGDRVAVMPGYPCGGCALCRSGDYIHCENNVDFEAFTGSAEGRATIAQYMLKPDWLLTPIPDGMSYEHGAMACCGLGPTYGAFDRLQVRGGDTVLITGMGPVGLGGVIGASHIGAEVIAVESHPYRKAKAMELGAAHVIDPGDEDALEQIRELTGGIGVDRAVDCSGSPSAHRLCIDALRRRGSLAFVGESGADTRLVVSPDMLRKGIDLKGSWHYNMKGALDIMGVIAKNREKLDRFITHLYPIEEIQHAWDTQVSGECAKVVIQPWAST; encoded by the coding sequence ATGAAGCGGGCAGTGATACTCGGTCGAAACCAGGGCGGTGTCGTGGAGACCGACGTTCCGAAGCCACGGGAAAACTGGGCACTGATCAAGATCCACGCGGCTCCGCTCTGCAACGAGTTCAAGGGATTCGCGGCGGGCCGCAAGGAAGACTATCTGGGCCACGAGGCGTCCGGCGAGGTGGTCGATGTCGCGCAGCCCTGCCGGGTCGATGTGGGAGACCGGGTAGCGGTCATGCCCGGGTATCCCTGTGGCGGTTGCGCCCTGTGCCGGTCCGGGGACTACATCCACTGCGAAAACAACGTGGACTTCGAGGCATTCACCGGATCGGCCGAAGGCAGGGCGACCATCGCGCAATACATGCTCAAACCGGACTGGCTGTTGACGCCCATTCCCGATGGCATGTCCTACGAGCACGGGGCCATGGCGTGCTGCGGACTGGGGCCGACCTACGGCGCATTCGACCGCCTTCAGGTCCGGGGGGGCGACACCGTGCTGATCACCGGCATGGGGCCGGTGGGCCTGGGAGGGGTGATCGGCGCATCCCATATTGGCGCCGAGGTAATCGCCGTGGAATCCCATCCCTACCGCAAGGCGAAGGCCATGGAGCTGGGCGCTGCGCACGTCATCGATCCGGGGGACGAGGACGCGCTGGAACAGATACGCGAACTGACCGGCGGGATCGGCGTGGACCGGGCCGTGGACTGCTCGGGGTCGCCGTCAGCCCACAGGCTCTGCATCGACGCGCTCCGCAGGAGGGGAAGCCTCGCCTTCGTCGGCGAGAGCGGGGCGGACACGCGGCTGGTCGTGAGTCCCGACATGTTACGCAAGGGCATCGATCTGAAGGGCTCCTGGCATTACAACATGAAGGGCGCTCTCGACATCATGGGCGTCATCGCGAAAAACCGGGAGAAACTGGACCGCTTCATCACCCACCTGTATCCCATAGAGGAAATCCAGCATGCATGGGATACACAGGTATCGGGCGAATGTGCGAAAGTCGTCATCCAACCCTGGGCATCAACATGA
- a CDS encoding Gfo/Idh/MocA family oxidoreductase, translating to MGYTGIGRMCESRHPTLGINMIKCAIVGVGGGRARGLAEAYGHVTRGRLAAVSTRRREKLDAFGTDFSVSTRYTDYREMFEREKPDLVHVNTPPSARLEIFEAAESAGVPAVLVEKPLAIQGEDYLAMQAFVRSARVKIAVNHQLHFHPRRGRMQQQVRDGAIGNLRFIEASAGMNPAYQGTHALQAISAFNPGAAPVAVFGQVSGADGLAETPRHHYAPDECTGIIDYDNGVSALLRCGAVAPRVIPGGSTNVHKRIAVYGDLGFVHWTMHGWESRIDDVYERGEHVYAEEDILGQAAMTEAMIDWLEDDTAVHPLNINSALSDFSVILGIYESALNRAVVSLPFTPSPDLVGRLRTALG from the coding sequence ATGGGATACACAGGTATCGGGCGAATGTGCGAAAGTCGTCATCCAACCCTGGGCATCAACATGATCAAATGCGCGATCGTCGGCGTCGGCGGCGGACGGGCCCGTGGGCTGGCCGAAGCCTATGGACACGTAACCCGGGGTCGGCTGGCCGCCGTTTCGACCCGCCGCCGGGAAAAGCTCGACGCCTTTGGAACGGACTTCAGCGTGTCCACGAGGTACACGGACTACCGCGAGATGTTCGAACGGGAGAAACCGGACCTGGTCCACGTGAATACGCCGCCCTCGGCACGCCTGGAGATCTTCGAAGCGGCGGAGTCGGCGGGTGTTCCGGCCGTGCTGGTCGAAAAGCCCCTGGCCATACAGGGAGAAGATTATCTGGCCATGCAGGCCTTTGTGCGGTCTGCCCGGGTCAAGATCGCCGTCAACCACCAGTTGCACTTCCATCCTCGGCGCGGACGGATGCAACAGCAGGTGCGCGATGGCGCGATCGGGAACCTGCGCTTCATCGAGGCCAGCGCGGGCATGAACCCGGCCTACCAGGGGACGCACGCGCTACAGGCCATCAGCGCTTTCAATCCCGGTGCGGCGCCGGTCGCCGTCTTCGGGCAGGTCTCGGGCGCGGACGGGCTGGCTGAAACCCCCAGGCACCACTACGCGCCGGACGAGTGCACCGGGATCATCGACTACGACAACGGCGTCAGCGCACTGCTGCGCTGCGGCGCCGTCGCCCCCCGCGTCATCCCGGGCGGTTCCACTAACGTCCACAAGCGGATCGCCGTGTACGGGGACCTGGGCTTCGTGCACTGGACCATGCACGGCTGGGAGTCCAGGATCGACGATGTCTACGAGCGCGGGGAACACGTCTATGCCGAGGAAGACATCCTTGGCCAGGCGGCCATGACCGAGGCCATGATCGACTGGCTTGAAGACGACACGGCCGTTCACCCGCTGAACATCAACTCGGCGCTGAGCGACTTCAGCGTGATACTGGGGATTTACGAAAGCGCGCTGAACCGGGCGGTCGTTTCGCTGCCCTTTACGCCGTCGCCGGACCTGGTGGGGAGATTGCGCACCGCGCTGGGCTAG
- a CDS encoding DUF2088 domain-containing protein, translating to MKYLTYSGNNIIHAELPDEGTVFFPPPPLPGIPNKDIPDRVRAAFESPLDMPPLEELVDANSRVLIAFDDNCQPFPATAPPDIRQLAIETLLEMLYGYGVKQENIELMCAVALHRKMKTHEMAAMLGKRIMKAFHPSQLVNFDAEDPDDIVVLGTTDHGEPVETSRKVVESDLVIYVDSIQIPLNGGHKSVAVGLGTYNSIAPHHAPQMTAEKPHVMQPEGSDMHGSIERISRVILQHTRIMVLEAAMNNASYPPMMRYLSKPSERCNLFEKILKATTPASMSMLPESVRFRVFKGIQSAYLPVEINAGSIDAVHEPTLQTLKDQLLVTTDHQHDTLVFGLPDLSPYSVGTRINPVLVLSDVLGYVFNWFYNKPFVKPGGVVIILNPVFEFFHPEYHVAYEKFWNEVLPETQDPFEMQSGFQEQFARDPHLVDCYRNRFAHHGFHPFTVWYWATYPLKYLSRVILAGPKTDFAARRLGVSWAPDLEHALGQAREVTGGNDVVALTIPPFMYMQVNDGTAG from the coding sequence ATGAAATACCTTACCTATTCCGGAAACAACATCATACACGCCGAACTGCCCGACGAGGGGACGGTTTTCTTTCCGCCGCCGCCGCTGCCGGGCATTCCGAACAAAGACATTCCGGACCGGGTCAGGGCGGCCTTCGAATCCCCCCTGGACATGCCGCCACTCGAAGAACTCGTCGACGCGAACAGCCGGGTACTGATCGCCTTCGACGACAACTGCCAGCCTTTTCCGGCTACCGCGCCGCCCGACATCCGCCAGCTCGCCATCGAGACCCTGCTGGAAATGCTCTACGGTTACGGGGTAAAGCAGGAGAATATCGAGCTCATGTGCGCGGTCGCGCTGCACCGCAAGATGAAAACCCACGAAATGGCCGCCATGCTGGGCAAGCGGATCATGAAGGCTTTCCACCCCAGCCAACTGGTCAATTTCGACGCCGAAGACCCGGACGACATCGTCGTGCTGGGCACCACCGACCACGGCGAACCGGTGGAGACCAGCCGCAAGGTCGTCGAGAGCGACCTGGTGATCTACGTGGACTCCATCCAGATCCCCCTGAATGGCGGCCACAAGTCCGTGGCCGTCGGACTGGGCACCTACAACAGCATCGCGCCGCACCACGCGCCGCAGATGACCGCGGAGAAGCCTCACGTCATGCAGCCCGAGGGTTCCGACATGCACGGCTCAATCGAGCGCATCAGCCGCGTCATCCTGCAGCACACCCGCATCATGGTCCTCGAGGCGGCCATGAACAACGCGTCCTATCCCCCCATGATGCGCTACTTAAGCAAACCGTCGGAGCGTTGCAACCTGTTCGAGAAGATCCTGAAGGCCACGACGCCCGCGTCCATGAGCATGCTTCCCGAATCGGTGCGCTTCCGGGTTTTCAAGGGCATCCAGAGCGCTTACCTGCCCGTTGAAATCAACGCGGGTTCCATAGACGCCGTACACGAACCGACCCTGCAGACCCTGAAGGACCAGCTGCTGGTGACCACCGACCATCAGCACGATACGCTGGTCTTCGGCCTGCCCGATCTGAGTCCCTATTCCGTCGGCACGCGGATCAACCCGGTGCTGGTGTTAAGCGACGTGCTCGGTTACGTCTTCAACTGGTTCTACAACAAGCCCTTCGTCAAACCGGGCGGCGTAGTCATCATCCTGAACCCGGTCTTCGAGTTCTTCCATCCCGAGTACCACGTCGCCTACGAGAAGTTCTGGAACGAGGTGCTGCCCGAGACCCAGGACCCCTTCGAGATGCAATCGGGGTTCCAGGAGCAGTTCGCGCGGGATCCGCACCTGGTCGACTGCTACCGAAATCGCTTCGCCCACCACGGATTCCATCCCTTCACGGTGTGGTACTGGGCGACCTATCCGCTGAAATACCTGTCCCGTGTGATCCTGGCCGGACCGAAGACCGATTTCGCGGCCAGAAGGCTGGGGGTTTCCTGGGCGCCCGACCTGGAACACGCCCTGGGACAGGCCCGTGAAGTCACCGGCGGAAACGACGTGGTGGCCCTGACCATCCCGCCCTTCATGTATATGCAGGTGAACGACGGAACGGCCGGCTAG
- a CDS encoding DUF4440 domain-containing protein has translation MTTQESCRNEIDTLHRCFEDWFNGRVPRTAEAFGRIETALGEAFVIVMPQGSKVERGPLLKGLYDAHAGRQGIRIWIENVRVLEEDRALVVAEYEEWQTEGGETTSRHSTAVFRRSEEKPNGLEWLRVHETWFDRRPS, from the coding sequence ATGACGACACAAGAATCGTGCAGGAATGAAATCGACACGTTGCACCGATGTTTCGAAGACTGGTTCAACGGTCGCGTCCCCAGGACCGCAGAGGCCTTCGGCCGAATCGAAACCGCCCTCGGCGAGGCCTTCGTGATCGTCATGCCGCAGGGCAGTAAAGTCGAACGCGGACCGCTGCTGAAAGGTCTTTATGACGCCCACGCCGGCCGGCAGGGTATCCGTATCTGGATCGAAAACGTCCGGGTGCTGGAGGAAGACCGGGCGCTCGTCGTCGCGGAGTACGAGGAATGGCAGACGGAGGGCGGTGAGACGACTTCGAGGCACAGCACCGCGGTCTTCCGACGCAGTGAGGAGAAGCCGAACGGCCTGGAGTGGTTACGCGTGCACGAAACCTGGTTCGACCGCCGGCCTTCCTGA
- a CDS encoding Ldh family oxidoreductase: MRSMTTIPMRNTPPDHGIRVPYETHAAFTAELFVSAGMGVDEAGLMGRILATADKRCVYSHGTQQALGYLPKLRDGDVNPRPDVTTVRESETVLVLDGDGGMGYGPSHRGMETAIEKALAHGLGAAVTRNHYHFGAAGNYSRMALEHGCVGWALSTHRVALDPENVIMSASGGSPMSLAFPTRNQPPLVLDMAAVFMGYKDELFQEHFALFAKSLGLAVALQALGGILAGIWKPELQPPRSKWESNQGAFLLAMKIDHFMDLDEFERTLDEFVSKARKMRPFPGMPHAELPGGMEWRWESENEAKGVPLSDEHRGKLEDIAREFDVEPPYGAYESTRF; the protein is encoded by the coding sequence ATGCGAAGCATGACCACCATTCCTATGCGCAATACCCCGCCGGACCATGGCATCAGGGTACCGTACGAAACCCATGCGGCATTCACCGCGGAGCTTTTCGTTTCGGCCGGCATGGGCGTCGATGAAGCGGGACTGATGGGCAGGATTCTCGCCACGGCCGACAAGCGCTGCGTCTACAGTCACGGTACGCAGCAAGCGCTCGGATACCTGCCGAAACTTCGCGACGGCGACGTGAACCCGCGTCCCGACGTGACGACGGTACGAGAATCGGAGACCGTACTGGTACTTGACGGGGACGGGGGCATGGGGTACGGCCCGTCCCACCGGGGCATGGAGACCGCCATAGAAAAAGCGCTGGCCCATGGCCTCGGCGCGGCGGTCACGCGGAATCATTACCACTTCGGCGCGGCCGGAAACTACTCGCGCATGGCCCTCGAGCACGGGTGCGTGGGCTGGGCGCTGTCCACCCACCGCGTCGCCCTCGACCCCGAAAACGTAATCATGTCCGCAAGCGGCGGCTCGCCCATGAGCCTGGCCTTCCCCACACGGAACCAGCCCCCCCTGGTGCTCGACATGGCCGCAGTATTCATGGGATACAAGGACGAACTCTTCCAGGAACACTTTGCCCTGTTCGCCAAGAGCCTGGGTCTCGCGGTCGCCCTGCAGGCGCTCGGCGGCATCCTGGCCGGCATCTGGAAGCCCGAATTACAACCGCCCCGTTCAAAATGGGAATCCAACCAGGGCGCTTTCCTGCTCGCCATGAAGATCGATCATTTCATGGATCTGGACGAGTTCGAGCGGACCCTGGACGAGTTCGTATCGAAGGCGAGGAAAATGAGGCCGTTCCCGGGCATGCCCCACGCGGAGCTGCCCGGCGGCATGGAGTGGCGGTGGGAAAGTGAGAACGAGGCGAAGGGCGTCCCGCTGAGCGACGAACACCGCGGGAAACTGGAAGACATCGCGCGCGAATTCGACGTAGAGCCGCCCTACGGGGCGTACGAATCCACGCGGTTCTGA